The Campylobacter sp. RM10537 genome has a segment encoding these proteins:
- a CDS encoding beta-ketoacyl-ACP synthase III: MAKASLKSIASYIPNKILNNFDLEKMVDTTDEWIVKRTGIKERRIADDDEQTSDLGTKAAIKAIQRANLKIEDIDALLVATLSPDYFTMPSTACKIAANLGLKDITAFDISAACTGFIYLLEQAKAFVESGLKKNVLIIGAEKTSSIIDYNDRSMCILFGDGAGAGIVSLDKQNTILDIHTASNGNFGHLLMTQRSKKSSICHPLMMQMKGNEVFKIAVQTLSNDVIDILTKNNISSKDIDLFIPHQANLRIIKAVQERLNLSDEKCVVTVHKYGNTSAASIPMAMNDAYEEGRLKKGDLILLDAFGGGFTWGSALLKFGGENFKQ, from the coding sequence ATGGCTAAAGCAAGTTTAAAAAGTATAGCTTCTTATATACCTAATAAAATTTTAAATAACTTTGATCTTGAAAAAATGGTAGATACAACCGATGAATGGATTGTTAAACGCACTGGAATAAAAGAACGTAGAATTGCTGATGATGATGAACAAACCAGTGATTTAGGAACCAAAGCGGCTATAAAAGCTATTCAAAGAGCGAATTTAAAAATTGAAGATATTGATGCTTTACTTGTTGCAACTTTAAGTCCTGATTATTTTACTATGCCATCTACTGCTTGCAAAATTGCTGCAAATTTAGGACTTAAAGATATCACAGCTTTTGATATTTCAGCTGCTTGTACTGGATTTATTTATTTATTAGAACAAGCTAAAGCTTTTGTAGAAAGTGGTCTTAAAAAAAATGTTCTTATTATAGGAGCAGAAAAAACAAGCTCTATTATTGATTATAATGATAGAAGCATGTGTATTCTCTTTGGAGATGGTGCAGGAGCAGGTATTGTAAGTCTTGATAAACAAAATACTATCCTTGATATTCACACAGCAAGCAATGGTAACTTTGGACATCTTTTAATGACACAAAGATCCAAAAAATCTAGCATTTGCCATCCTTTAATGATGCAAATGAAAGGAAATGAGGTCTTTAAAATAGCAGTACAAACACTTAGCAATGATGTTATTGATATTCTAACAAAAAACAATATTAGCTCTAAAGATATAGATCTTTTTATTCCTCATCAAGCGAATTTACGCATAATCAAAGCTGTTCAAGAAAGGCTAAATTTAAGCGATGAAAAATGTGTTGTTACAGTGCATAAATATGGCAACACTTCAGCAGCATCTATACCTATGGCTATGAATGATGCCTATGAAGAAGGACGTCTTAAAAAAGGGGATTTGATTTTACTTGACGCCTTTGGAGGGGGATTTACTTGGGGTTCTGCTTTATTAAAATTTGGAGGAGAAAACTTTAAGCAATAA
- the dxs gene encoding 1-deoxy-D-xylulose-5-phosphate synthase — translation MNEIFTHTQEKLQSLSIKELENLAQKIREEIIKIVSKNGGHLSSNLGAVELTIAMHTVFDAKNDPFIFDVSHQSYTHKLLSGKEKIFHTLRQIDGLSGYTKPSEGDYFIAGHSSTSISLAVGACKAIALKNEKRIPVALIGDGALSAGMAYEALNELGDSKFPCVIILNDNEMSISKPIGAISKYLSQAMATQFYQNFKKRVVKMLDVLPDSATYMAKRFEESFRLITPGLLFEELGLEYIGPINGHNLTEIISALKQAKAMQKPCVIHAQTLKGKGYALAEGQHSKWHGVGAFDINSGELLKKSSTKSATEIFSQKLLELATKYENIVGVTAAMPSGTGLDKLIEKFPKRFWDVAIAEQHAVTSMAAMAREGFKPFIAIYSTFLQRAYDQVIHDCAIMNLNVVFAMDRAGIVGEDGETHQGVFDVSFLAPLPHLTLVAPRDELMMENIIEYAYFHKGPLAFRYPRGSFILDKEFNPSKVELGKAQWLIKNEKSEIAFIGYGQGVGKAWQVLNEMQENIDLIDLIFAKPLDEMLLKDLAKKSKIWFVFSENAKIGGVASLLQAFIQKNDLEIKIISFEYEDEFIEHGKTSEVEKKLKLDIESIIEKIKLYL, via the coding sequence ATGAATGAGATTTTTACCCACACTCAAGAAAAACTACAATCTTTAAGCATTAAAGAACTTGAAAATCTTGCTCAAAAAATTAGAGAAGAAATTATAAAAATTGTTTCTAAAAATGGTGGACATTTAAGTTCTAATTTAGGAGCAGTAGAGTTAACAATAGCTATGCATACAGTTTTTGATGCAAAAAATGATCCTTTTATTTTTGATGTTTCACATCAATCTTATACTCATAAACTTTTAAGCGGAAAAGAAAAAATTTTTCATACTTTAAGACAAATAGATGGGCTAAGTGGTTATACAAAGCCTAGTGAAGGAGACTATTTTATCGCTGGACACTCTAGCACATCTATTTCTTTAGCAGTTGGAGCTTGTAAAGCTATAGCTTTAAAGAATGAAAAACGCATCCCTGTGGCACTCATAGGTGATGGAGCTTTAAGTGCAGGAATGGCTTATGAAGCTTTAAATGAGTTAGGAGATTCTAAATTTCCTTGTGTTATAATCTTAAACGACAATGAAATGAGTATTTCAAAACCAATAGGCGCTATTTCAAAATATCTTTCTCAAGCAATGGCGACACAGTTTTATCAGAATTTTAAAAAACGAGTCGTAAAAATGTTAGATGTTTTACCTGATTCTGCAACTTATATGGCTAAGCGTTTTGAAGAAAGTTTTAGATTGATTACTCCTGGGCTTTTATTTGAAGAGTTAGGACTTGAATATATAGGTCCTATAAATGGACATAACTTAACAGAAATTATTTCTGCTTTAAAACAAGCAAAAGCAATGCAAAAACCTTGTGTAATTCATGCTCAAACCTTAAAAGGTAAGGGTTATGCTTTAGCAGAAGGTCAGCATTCTAAATGGCATGGCGTAGGAGCTTTTGATATTAATAGTGGTGAACTTTTAAAAAAAAGTTCTACTAAAAGTGCAACTGAAATTTTTTCTCAGAAATTATTAGAATTAGCAACAAAATATGAAAATATTGTAGGTGTTACAGCTGCTATGCCTAGTGGAACAGGTCTTGATAAATTAATTGAGAAATTTCCTAAAAGATTTTGGGATGTTGCAATTGCTGAGCAGCATGCAGTGACTTCTATGGCAGCCATGGCAAGAGAAGGATTTAAACCTTTTATAGCTATATATAGCACTTTTTTACAACGTGCTTATGATCAGGTGATTCATGATTGTGCTATTATGAATTTAAATGTTGTTTTTGCTATGGATAGAGCTGGTATAGTAGGTGAAGATGGGGAAACACATCAGGGTGTTTTTGATGTGAGTTTTTTAGCACCTTTACCTCATTTAACTCTTGTTGCCCCTAGAGATGAGTTAATGATGGAAAATATTATAGAATATGCTTATTTTCATAAAGGACCTTTAGCTTTTCGTTACCCTAGAGGTAGTTTTATTTTGGATAAAGAATTTAATCCTTCTAAAGTAGAATTAGGCAAAGCACAATGGCTAATAAAAAATGAAAAAAGCGAAATTGCTTTTATAGGTTATGGACAAGGCGTGGGCAAAGCTTGGCAAGTCTTAAATGAAATGCAAGAAAACATTGATCTTATAGATTTAATTTTTGCTAAACCTTTGGATGAGATGCTTTTAAAAGATTTGGCTAAAAAAAGTAAAATTTGGTTTGTATTTAGTGAAAATGCTAAAATTGGTGGAGTAGCAAGTTTACTGCAAGCTTTTATTCAAAAAAATGATTTGGAGATTAAGATCATTTCTTTTGAATATGAAGATGAATTTATCGAGCATGGAAAAACAAGTGAAGTAGAAAAAAAATTAAAACTTGATATTGAAAGTATAATAGAAAAAATAAAATTATATTTGTAA
- the serC gene encoding phosphoserine transaminase has product MRKINFSAGPSTLPLEILEHARNELCDYQGKGYSIMEISHRSKVFEEIHFGAMKRAKEIYGLNDEYEILFLHGGASLQFAMIPMNLSLGGICEYVNTGIWTSKAIKEAQILGVNVKVVASSEEDEFNHIPNIDFSDHADYAYICSNNTIYGTQFKDYPKTKSPLIVDASSDFFSKKIDFSNIALFYGGIQKNAGISGLSCVFIRKDMVERSRYKNLTSMLKYSIHAENQSLYNTPPTFAIYIFDLETKWILKQGGLDQIYNRNLKKATMLYDCIDLSEGFYKGHAHKKDRSLMNVSFSINKDLDPIFVQEAEKEGLIGLKGHRILGGIRASIYNAISLEQVQILCEFMEEFKRKYQ; this is encoded by the coding sequence ATGAGAAAGATTAATTTTAGTGCAGGTCCTTCTACTTTACCTTTAGAAATTTTAGAGCATGCAAGAAATGAATTATGTGATTATCAGGGTAAAGGTTATTCTATTATGGAAATTTCACATCGCTCTAAAGTTTTTGAAGAAATCCATTTTGGAGCTATGAAAAGGGCTAAAGAGATTTATGGTTTAAATGATGAATATGAAATTCTCTTTTTGCATGGAGGTGCTAGTTTACAATTTGCAATGATACCTATGAATTTATCTTTAGGTGGAATTTGCGAATATGTTAATACAGGAATTTGGACTAGTAAGGCTATTAAAGAAGCTCAAATTTTAGGCGTTAATGTTAAAGTGGTTGCTAGTAGTGAAGAAGATGAATTTAATCATATTCCAAATATTGATTTTAGTGATCATGCTGATTATGCTTATATTTGCTCAAATAATACTATTTATGGAACACAATTTAAAGATTATCCTAAAACAAAAAGTCCTTTGATCGTAGATGCTTCGAGCGATTTTTTTTCTAAAAAAATTGATTTTTCAAATATAGCTCTTTTTTACGGTGGAATACAAAAAAATGCTGGAATTTCTGGATTAAGTTGTGTTTTTATACGCAAGGATATGGTTGAAAGATCACGCTATAAAAATTTAACTAGCATGCTTAAATATTCTATCCATGCTGAAAATCAGTCTTTATATAATACACCTCCAACTTTTGCTATTTATATTTTTGATTTGGAAACAAAATGGATTTTAAAGCAAGGTGGACTTGATCAAATATATAATAGAAATTTAAAAAAAGCTACAATGCTTTATGATTGTATAGATTTAAGTGAAGGATTTTATAAAGGGCATGCTCATAAAAAAGATAGATCTTTGATGAATGTTAGTTTCTCGATTAATAAAGATCTAGATCCTATTTTTGTTCAAGAGGCTGAAAAAGAAGGATTGATAGGTTTAAAAGGACATAGAATTTTAGGTGGAATTAGAGCGAGTATTTACAATGCTATCTCTTTAGAACAGGTGCAAATTTTATGTGAATTTATGGAAGAATTTAAAAGGAAATATCAATGA
- the fliG gene encoding flagellar motor switch protein FliG has product MIKLSEEQKMVYDDLSMPEKVAIFLIQLGEDATTSVFSHMEIDVITEISRYIAMAKNVDRSVATAVLEEFYTLLQSNQYIKSGGLEYAKEILFRTFGPEIANKILEKLTKSMENNQNFAYLAQIKPQQLADFIVKEHPQTIALILAHMDSIHAAETLEYFSDELRAEVVIRMANLGDISPSIIKRVSAVLESKLESLTSYKVEVGGPRAVAEVLNRLGQKASKSTITYIEQSDERLAETIKELMFTFDDIQKLSTQAIREILKVADKKDLMIGLKGASEELKQKFLANMSTRASEAFLEEMGFLGAVRVKDVEDAQRKVVEVVQKLAEQGLVQTGDADEMIE; this is encoded by the coding sequence ATGATCAAGCTTAGTGAAGAACAAAAAATGGTTTATGATGATTTATCGATGCCTGAAAAGGTAGCGATTTTTCTTATACAGCTTGGTGAAGATGCTACAACTTCTGTTTTTTCGCATATGGAAATTGATGTTATTACAGAAATTTCACGATATATTGCTATGGCAAAAAATGTTGATAGATCTGTAGCAACAGCTGTTTTGGAAGAATTTTATACCTTACTTCAATCTAATCAATATATTAAAAGTGGTGGTTTAGAATACGCTAAAGAAATACTATTTCGTACTTTTGGTCCTGAAATTGCTAATAAAATTCTTGAAAAACTTACTAAAAGTATGGAAAATAATCAGAATTTTGCTTATTTGGCACAAATTAAACCTCAGCAACTTGCTGATTTTATTGTAAAAGAACATCCACAAACTATTGCTCTTATTTTAGCACACATGGATTCAATTCATGCTGCGGAAACTTTAGAGTATTTTAGTGATGAATTAAGAGCTGAAGTTGTGATCAGAATGGCAAATCTTGGGGATATTTCTCCAAGCATTATTAAAAGGGTTTCTGCTGTATTGGAAAGCAAGCTTGAAAGTCTTACTTCTTATAAAGTTGAAGTGGGTGGTCCAAGAGCCGTGGCTGAAGTGCTTAATCGCTTGGGACAAAAGGCTTCTAAATCTACTATTACTTATATTGAACAAAGTGATGAGAGGCTGGCTGAAACTATTAAAGAACTTATGTTTACTTTTGATGATATACAAAAACTCAGCACTCAAGCAATAAGAGAAATTTTAAAAGTAGCAGATAAAAAAGATCTTATGATAGGTCTTAAAGGAGCTAGTGAAGAATTAAAACAAAAATTCTTAGCAAATATGTCTACACGTGCGAGTGAAGCTTTTCTTGAAGAAATGGGATTTTTGGGAGCTGTGCGTGTGAAAGATGTTGAAGATGCGCAAAGAAAAGTGGTTGAAGTGGTTCAAAAATTAGCAGAACAAGGCCTAGTTCAAACAGGCGATGCTGATGAAATGATAGAGTAG
- the xseA gene encoding exodeoxyribonuclease VII large subunit, with protein MTPSELNLKAKALLETHFIDIVLSGEISKITIHGSGHWYFDLKDEKSSIACVMFKNNNSKVHFKPEVGDLLELVGNVSLYSESGRYQFVANSMKKSGFGDLESQFIALKEKLQKEGMFDSIHKKNLPKFPKKVGIITSKTSAALQDMLKLIYQKEYFLAKIYVFNALTQGSTAPNSLINALKKADTMNLDVLIMARGGGSREDLFCFNDENLARAIFKAQTPIISAIGHEIDYVISDFVADLRAPTPSAAIDFLFYSKLDLEQNLDNLEEKFRKEINQKIQNYQDLLLNLYQIFKAKSFKKTIGDKEEQITFLIKQIRLLIKNKLEKTNLKLEKIENSFFQHENFLKKSENLISLSHNGKIVKLQDLKHGDTVLLSSQIIQKKAKILEE; from the coding sequence ATGACCCCAAGTGAATTAAATTTAAAAGCTAAGGCTTTATTAGAAACACATTTTATTGATATTGTACTTAGTGGTGAAATTTCAAAAATCACTATCCATGGTTCAGGACATTGGTATTTTGACTTAAAAGATGAGAAATCAAGCATAGCTTGTGTTATGTTTAAAAATAATAATTCAAAAGTTCACTTTAAACCCGAAGTAGGGGATTTACTAGAGTTAGTTGGCAATGTTAGCTTATATTCTGAAAGTGGACGATATCAATTTGTTGCCAATAGTATGAAAAAATCTGGATTTGGCGATTTGGAAAGCCAATTTATTGCCCTAAAAGAAAAATTACAAAAAGAAGGTATGTTTGATAGTATTCATAAAAAAAACTTACCTAAATTTCCAAAAAAAGTAGGAATTATCACTTCGAAAACTTCAGCTGCTTTGCAAGATATGTTAAAGCTTATTTATCAAAAAGAATATTTTTTAGCCAAAATTTATGTATTTAATGCTTTAACTCAAGGTAGTACAGCGCCAAATTCTTTGATTAATGCTCTAAAAAAAGCTGATACTATGAATCTTGATGTCCTTATTATGGCTAGAGGAGGCGGTAGTCGGGAGGATCTTTTTTGCTTTAATGATGAAAATTTAGCAAGAGCAATTTTTAAAGCCCAAACTCCTATTATTTCAGCTATTGGACATGAAATTGATTATGTTATTAGTGATTTTGTTGCTGATCTTAGGGCTCCAACACCTTCAGCAGCTATAGATTTTTTATTTTATTCCAAGTTAGATTTAGAGCAAAATTTGGACAACTTAGAAGAAAAATTTAGAAAAGAAATAAATCAAAAGATACAAAATTATCAAGATTTGCTTTTAAATTTATATCAGATTTTTAAAGCTAAATCTTTTAAAAAAACTATAGGAGATAAAGAAGAACAAATTACATTTTTGATTAAACAGATTAGACTTTTAATTAAAAATAAATTAGAAAAAACGAATTTAAAATTAGAAAAAATAGAAAATTCTTTTTTTCAACACGAAAATTTTTTAAAAAAAAGTGAAAATTTAATTTCATTAAGCCATAATGGTAAAATAGTAAAATTACAAGATTTAAAACATGGCGATACGGTGCTTTTAAGCTCTCAAATTATACAAAAAAAAGCAAAAATTTTAGAGGAGTGA
- a CDS encoding RidA family protein: MIKRYDECQRMSQIVVYDDYFTTAGQVAFDPKGDIKKQTKEALEEIELLLKKIGADKNSLIQIQIWLSNMEDFEAMNEIYDEWIKEYAKPVRACVQSILAEGYLIEIQAFGKISNK, from the coding sequence ATGATAAAACGTTATGATGAATGTCAAAGAATGTCTCAAATTGTTGTTTATGATGATTATTTTACAACAGCTGGGCAAGTAGCTTTTGATCCTAAGGGTGATATTAAAAAACAAACAAAAGAAGCTCTAGAAGAAATTGAACTTTTACTTAAAAAAATAGGTGCTGATAAAAATTCTCTCATACAAATTCAAATATGGCTTTCCAATATGGAAGATTTTGAAGCTATGAATGAAATTTATGATGAGTGGATTAAAGAATATGCTAAACCTGTAAGAGCTTGTGTTCAAAGTATTTTAGCAGAAGGTTACCTTATAGAAATTCAAGCTTTTGGTAAGATAAGCAATAAATAA
- the ubiE gene encoding bifunctional demethylmenaquinone methyltransferase/2-methoxy-6-polyprenyl-1,4-benzoquinol methylase UbiE, whose protein sequence is MQKQDKIIEMFNEIAPSYDKANRILSFGVDISWRKYACKKVLKYYKPDFISIVDVACGTGDMIAIWQEKARMLSKNITSIKGIDPSEGMLEIAKQKFQNIDFIQAKAQNLPLENQSVDIVSISYGIRNVVERKQALSEFFRVLKKGGIFVILEFTKREKGGFIATLRDFYLKNILPTLGGIISKNKSAYEYLPNSIDEFLSKEEFIKELNDCGFEILDFKSFSFGVSSMFIARKL, encoded by the coding sequence ATGCAAAAACAAGATAAAATCATAGAAATGTTCAATGAAATTGCTCCAAGTTATGATAAGGCCAATAGAATTTTAAGTTTTGGAGTTGATATAAGTTGGCGTAAATACGCTTGTAAAAAGGTTTTAAAGTATTATAAACCAGATTTTATCAGTATAGTCGATGTTGCATGTGGAACAGGCGATATGATTGCCATATGGCAAGAAAAAGCTAGAATGCTTTCTAAAAATATTACAAGTATTAAAGGTATTGATCCAAGTGAGGGTATGTTAGAAATTGCTAAACAAAAATTTCAAAATATTGATTTTATACAAGCAAAGGCTCAAAATTTACCTTTAGAAAACCAAAGCGTTGATATTGTAAGTATAAGTTATGGAATTCGTAATGTAGTAGAAAGAAAACAGGCTTTAAGTGAATTTTTTAGAGTCTTAAAAAAAGGAGGAATTTTTGTTATTTTGGAATTTACAAAAAGAGAAAAAGGTGGATTTATAGCAACTTTAAGAGATTTTTATTTGAAAAATATTTTACCAACTTTAGGTGGAATTATCAGTAAAAATAAAAGTGCGTATGAATATTTGCCTAATTCTATTGATGAATTTTTAAGTAAGGAAGAATTTATAAAAGAATTAAATGATTGTGGTTTTGAAATATTAGATTTTAAAAGCTTTAGTTTTGGTGTTAGTTCAATGTTTATAGCTAGAAAATTATGA
- the perR gene encoding peroxide-responsive transcriptional repressor PerR yields the protein MEILQMLKKHDLKATPQRLCILKILKRHEHPNIEELYEEIKQEYPSISLATVYKNLNTLREQGLVVEINALNQKTCYDIYEEEHMHIVCSKCGNIEDLSFKDVKLKEYQEFLEKKIGSLINYLAVCTYIDSCKKCH from the coding sequence ATGGAAATATTACAAATGCTTAAAAAGCATGATTTAAAAGCTACTCCACAAAGATTGTGCATCTTAAAGATTTTAAAAAGACATGAACATCCAAATATTGAAGAGCTTTATGAAGAAATCAAACAAGAATATCCTTCCATATCGCTCGCTACGGTTTATAAGAATTTAAATACTTTAAGAGAACAAGGTTTAGTTGTTGAAATCAATGCTTTAAATCAAAAAACTTGTTATGACATTTATGAAGAAGAACATATGCATATTGTTTGTTCTAAATGTGGAAATATAGAGGATCTTAGTTTTAAGGATGTGAAACTTAAGGAATATCAAGAATTTTTAGAAAAGAAAATAGGAAGCTTGATTAATTATTTAGCGGTTTGCACCTATATTGATAGTTGCAAAAAGTGTCATTAA
- the fliF gene encoding flagellar basal-body MS-ring/collar protein FliF: MDFKEMLHQIGQLFQKLTRKQLIVIAASIVVVVGFLVFLALFRGGGNGSSDGYAVLVENVSPSSSAAIVAKLEQNNIPYKLASENKILVPKDQVYRQRMFIASEGLIKDSRIGFEAFDQQQFGATDQDIAIKYRRALEGELSRTIETLEPIRSAVVHIAIPKDSVFTERQIPPTASVVVNVKEGLRLTTKQIDGIKNIVSAAVANLKKDNIKISDQRGIPLDDKDNSDDLVREQIKYKSDQEKALEDKIIENLAPFAGGTDKVKVSVNIDFDFSKQESQSEIYDPNTVIRSEQTLNEERTGRKDREIQGVPGAVSNIGPVEGLDNKGEIDTYKKNQVTTNNEISKTITNTKKQFATIIRTSAAVTIDGKYQDVVDANGDVKSEYVPLTKQELASIESIVKSTINYNQARGDSVVVQNLPFHRETIRVESKVKTFYNRFVEPFIPPVKYFIAAFLLFIFYKKVITPFTQKMLEDMAAQEEAQEGGVNAIIDDAEDALEKFNAARKKVEEQLGFGDGFNEDTIQYEVLLEKLRGLVSDKGEEIAALLQNLIQNDSEFGDKDI, translated from the coding sequence ATGGATTTTAAAGAAATGCTACACCAAATCGGACAACTTTTTCAAAAATTAACTCGTAAGCAATTGATTGTTATTGCTGCGTCTATAGTAGTGGTTGTAGGTTTTTTGGTATTTTTAGCATTATTTCGCGGAGGTGGAAACGGTTCTAGCGATGGATATGCAGTTTTAGTAGAAAATGTTAGTCCTAGCTCTTCAGCTGCTATTGTAGCTAAGCTTGAGCAAAACAATATCCCTTACAAACTTGCTAGTGAAAATAAAATTTTAGTTCCTAAAGATCAGGTTTATCGCCAAAGAATGTTCATTGCAAGCGAAGGACTTATTAAGGATAGTCGTATAGGTTTTGAAGCTTTTGATCAACAGCAATTTGGCGCAACCGATCAAGATATCGCTATAAAGTATAGAAGAGCCCTTGAAGGGGAACTATCAAGAACAATTGAAACTTTAGAGCCTATTCGTAGTGCAGTCGTGCATATAGCTATTCCAAAAGATTCTGTTTTTACAGAAAGACAAATTCCGCCAACCGCTTCAGTAGTAGTTAATGTTAAAGAAGGTCTAAGGCTTACGACAAAGCAAATTGATGGGATTAAAAATATCGTTTCGGCTGCAGTTGCAAATCTTAAAAAAGACAATATTAAAATCAGTGATCAAAGAGGTATTCCTTTAGATGATAAAGATAACAGTGATGATTTAGTTCGAGAGCAGATCAAATATAAAAGCGATCAAGAAAAAGCCTTAGAAGATAAAATTATAGAGAATTTAGCCCCTTTTGCAGGAGGCACAGATAAGGTAAAAGTGAGTGTAAATATAGATTTTGATTTTTCTAAACAAGAATCTCAAAGCGAAATTTATGATCCAAATACTGTTATAAGAAGTGAGCAAACTTTAAATGAAGAAAGAACTGGAAGAAAAGATCGTGAAATTCAAGGTGTTCCAGGTGCGGTTTCAAATATAGGTCCTGTTGAAGGGCTTGATAATAAGGGAGAAATTGATACTTATAAGAAAAATCAAGTTACAACCAATAATGAAATTTCAAAAACAATTACCAATACAAAAAAACAATTTGCAACCATTATTAGAACTTCAGCTGCAGTTACGATTGATGGAAAATATCAAGATGTTGTTGATGCAAATGGAGATGTTAAAAGTGAATATGTTCCTCTCACAAAACAAGAACTAGCTAGTATAGAAAGTATCGTTAAAAGTACTATTAATTACAATCAAGCTAGGGGTGATAGCGTTGTAGTGCAAAATTTACCATTCCATCGTGAAACTATTAGAGTTGAAAGTAAGGTTAAAACATTTTACAATCGTTTCGTTGAGCCTTTCATTCCACCTGTTAAGTATTTTATTGCAGCGTTTTTGCTTTTTATCTTTTACAAAAAAGTCATTACTCCATTTACGCAAAAAATGCTCGAGGATATGGCTGCACAAGAAGAGGCTCAAGAAGGAGGAGTCAATGCTATTATTGATGATGCTGAAGATGCATTAGAGAAATTTAATGCAGCTAGGAAAAAAGTTGAAGAACAACTTGGTTTTGGAGATGGCTTTAATGAAGATACCATCCAGTATGAGGTTTTACTTGAAAAATTAAGAGGTTTGGTAAGTGATAAGGGTGAAGAAATTGCTGCACTTTTACAGAATTTAATTCAAAATGATAGTGAATTTGGTGATAAGGATATATAG
- the fliH gene encoding flagellar assembly protein FliH: MASRSNVISGATSEQHVVEGYHFKVISEFDNKVEKNTQENEKAIPTPTTPELKQEEVSNLEPIQNESNTIPAFQPSFVEDLLKKTDEMSSNIIKLQMQIESQENEFNNRLNSELENAKEKFSKEGYEKAKIEFQKELDELKDKYLKSIAKLDEACIKLDSFIEKNEKELADTAIDIAKEVIIKELENNSSKIAYALAQNLVSELKGANAIEIKVNSNDYDYLKEHFNEFKHIKISLDDAISKGSVIILSDAGNIESNLNSRLTKIKKMINNE, translated from the coding sequence ATGGCTAGTCGTAGTAATGTTATTTCAGGTGCAACTTCAGAACAGCATGTTGTTGAAGGTTATCATTTTAAGGTTATTTCAGAATTTGATAATAAAGTAGAGAAAAATACTCAAGAAAATGAGAAAGCAATTCCCACTCCTACAACGCCAGAATTAAAACAAGAAGAAGTGTCCAATTTAGAACCTATACAAAATGAATCCAATACAATACCTGCTTTTCAACCAAGTTTTGTAGAGGATTTACTTAAAAAAACTGATGAAATGTCAAGCAATATTATAAAACTTCAAATGCAAATTGAAAGTCAAGAAAATGAATTTAACAATCGCTTAAATTCTGAACTTGAAAATGCTAAAGAAAAATTTTCAAAAGAAGGATACGAAAAAGCTAAGATAGAATTCCAAAAAGAATTAGATGAATTAAAAGATAAATATTTAAAAAGCATTGCCAAGCTTGATGAAGCTTGTATAAAATTAGATTCTTTTATAGAAAAAAATGAAAAAGAATTAGCTGATACAGCTATAGATATAGCTAAAGAAGTTATTATTAAAGAACTTGAAAATAATTCTAGCAAAATCGCATATGCTTTAGCTCAAAATTTAGTGAGTGAATTAAAAGGGGCTAATGCAATTGAAATTAAGGTTAATTCTAATGATTATGATTATTTAAAAGAGCATTTTAATGAGTTTAAACACATAAAAATAAGCCTTGATGATGCTATTAGCAAAGGAAGTGTGATTATCTTAAGTGATGCTGGAAATATAGAATCTAATTTAAATTCTCGTTTGACTAAAATTAAAAAGATGATCAATAATGAATGA